One genomic window of Notamacropus eugenii isolate mMacEug1 chromosome 6, mMacEug1.pri_v2, whole genome shotgun sequence includes the following:
- the LOC140512527 gene encoding large ribosomal subunit protein uL23-like — MAPKVKKEAVVPPKTEAKSKTLKAKKAVLKGVHSHKKKKIQTSPTFWRPKTLRLRRQPKYPQKDAPQRNKLDHYAIIKFPLTTESAVKKTEDNITLVFIVDVKANKQQIKQVVKKLYDINVAKVNTLIWPDGEKKAYVRLALDYDALDVANKIGII; from the coding sequence ATGGCACCAAAGGTGAAGAAGGAAGCTGTTGTGCCCcccaagacagaagccaagtcGAAGACCTTGAAGGCCAAGAAAGCAGTGTTGAAGGGTGTCCATagccacaaaaagaagaagatCCAAACATCCCCCACCTTCTGGCGACCCAAGACACTGAGACTAAGAAGACAGCCCAAATACCCTCAGAAAGATGCCCCTCAGAGAAACAAGCTTGATCACTATGCCATCATTAAGTTTCCCTTGACCACTGAGTCTGCTGTGAAAAAGACTGAGGACAACATCACCCTAGTTTTCATTGTGGACGTCAAGGCCAACAAGCAGCAGATCAAACAGGTAGTAAAGAAGCTGTATGACATCAATGTGGCCAAGGTCAACACACTGATCTggcctgatggagagaagaaagcttaTGTCCGTCTTGCTCTAGACTATGATGCTTTGGATGTTgccaacaaaattggaatcatctGA